A stretch of the Papaver somniferum cultivar HN1 chromosome 6, ASM357369v1, whole genome shotgun sequence genome encodes the following:
- the LOC113287668 gene encoding protochlorophyllide reductase-like, with product MALQATSILPSSLSIHKEGKSNLSGKDFYGVSFAEFSPLVIRNKRELKSQRLSVGQIRAQTAATTPGVNQSTQGKKTLRKGNVIITGASSGLGLATAKALADTGKWHVIMACRDFLKAQRAAKSAGIDKENFTVMHLDLSSLDSVRQFVDNFKRSGKPLDVLVCNAAVYQPTAKEPSFTADGFELSVGTNHLGHFLLARLLLDDLKTSDYPSKRLIIVGSITGNTNTLAGNVPPKANLGDLRGMAGGLSGTNSSVMIDGGEFDGAKAYKDSKVCNMLTMQEFHRRYHEETGITFASLYPGCIATTGLFREHIPLFRLLFPPFQKYITKGYVSEEESGKRLAQVVGEPSLTKSGVYWSWNKTSASFENQLSEEASDVEKARKLWEVSEKLVGLA from the exons ATGGCTCTTCAAGCAACCTCTATCCTTCCATCCAGTCTTTCCATCCACAAGGAG GGTAAATCAAATTTGTCAGGGAAGGATTTCTATGGAGTTTCTTTTGCTGAATTCAGTCCTCTAGTCATAAGAAACAAG AGAGAATTGAAGAGCCAAAGGTTATCTGTTGGACAAATCAGAGCCCAGACAGCAGCAACAACTCCAGGGGTAAATCAATCTACACAAGGAAAGAAAACTCTTAGGAAAGGAAATGTGATAATAACAGGAGCTTCATCAGGACTAGGTTTAGCAACAGCTAAAGCCCTGGCTGATACAGGAAAATGGCACGTTATTATGGCTTGTAGAGATTTCCTTAAGGCTCAAAGAGCAGCTAAATCAGCTGGAattgacaaagagaatttcacTGTTATGCACCTCGACCTCTCTTCTCTTGATAGTGTCAGACAGTTTGTTGACAACTTCAAGCGGTCGGGTAAACCGCTTGATGTGTTAGTATGTAATGCTGCTGTTTATCAGCCAACAGCCAAGGAACCATCATTCACTGCTGACGGATTTGAGCTCAGTGTTGGTACTAACCACTTGGGGCACTTTCTTCTTGCTCGGTTACTCCTCGATGACTTGAAAACTTCTGATTACCCATCTAAGCGGCTCATCATCGTAGGTTCAATAACAG GGAATACAAACACATTGGCTGGGAATGTGCCTCCAAAGGCAAACCTTGGTGATCTAAGAGGTATGGCAGGAGGACTGAGTGGGACCAACAGTTCAGTGATGATCGATGGAGGCGAATTTGATGGTGCTAAAGCCTACAAGGATAGCAAAGTATGCAACATGCTCACCATGCAGGAGTTTCACAGGCGTTATCACGAGGAGACCGGGATTACATTTGCATCACTTTACCCAGGTTGCATTGCCACGACCGGTTTGTTTAGGGAGCATATTCCTTTGTTCAGGTTACTTTTCCCACCCTTCCagaagtacatcacaaagggttaTGTATCTGAAGAAGAGTCTGGCAAAAGGCTTGCACAG GTGGTAGGAGAACCAAGCTTGACAAAATCAGGTGTATATTGGAGCTGGAATAAGACTTCAGCTAGTTTCGAGAATCAGCTATCTGAAGAAGCTAGTGATGTTGAGAAGGCCCGAAAACTGTGGGAGGTCAGTGAAAAGCTAGTCGGCTTGGCCTAA